The Plectropomus leopardus isolate mb chromosome 7, YSFRI_Pleo_2.0, whole genome shotgun sequence genome window below encodes:
- the LOC121946209 gene encoding neurexophilin 1 has protein sequence MRGDAPQRGMKTSCLWAAALLLSVISLVTSADSPSSRNSNLRESSKAKVKTYWTESSKAVSISRLLSQTLYGKENFTSLDLNYDEADTFSKQEQWNWLYNTSNPRDPRSRTKRRPIVKTGKFKKMFGWGDFHSNIKTVKLNLLITGKIVDHGNGTFSVYFRHNSTGQGNVSVGLVPPTKAVEFQVHQQHQQFHHHHQQQQQQQQTALETKDTKLFNCRVEYEKVEKGTRNSLCAHDPSQSCPQEQTQSHVSWLCSKPFKVICIFITFYSTDYKLVQKVCPDYNYHSDTPYLPTG, from the coding sequence GTGACCAGTGCTGATTCACCGAGCTCAAGAAACTCTAATTTAAGAGAGAGCTCAAAAGCCAAAGTGAAGACCTACTGGACTGAAAGCAGCAAGGCTGTCTCCATCAGCCGCCTGCTGTCTCAGACCCTCTACGGCAAAGAGAACTTCACCTCTCTGGATCTAAACTATGACGAGGCGGACACGTTCTCCAAACAGGAGCAGTGGAACTGGCTTTACAACACTTCCAACCCGCGCGACCCTCGATCCAGAACGAAAAGGAGGCCCATCGTCAAGACCGGAAAGTTCAAGAAGATGTTCGGTTGGGGCGACTTCCATTCCAACATCAAAACGGTGAAGCTCAACCTTCTCATCACTGGTAAAATCGTGGATCACGGAAATGGGACATTCAGCGTCTACTTCCGTCACAACTCCACAGGTCAAGGTAACGTCTCTGTGGGACTGGTTCCACCGACCAAAGCTGTGGAGTTCCAGGtccaccagcagcaccagcagttccaccaccatcaccagcagcagcagcagcagcagcagacggCTCTGGAGACCAAGGACACCAAGCTGTTCAACTGCAGGGTGGAGTACGAGAAGGTGGAGAAGGGCACCAGGAACTCACTGTGTGCCCACGACCCCTCGCAGAGCTGCCCGCAGGAGCAGACGCAGAGCCACGTGTCCTGGCTGTGCTCCAAGCCCTTCAAAGTCATCTGCATCTTCATCACCTTCTACAGCACCGACTACAAGCTGGTGCAGAAAGTGTGTCCAGACTACAACTACCACAGTGACACCCCCTACCTCCCCACCGGGTGA